A genomic stretch from Hymenobacter psoromatis includes:
- a CDS encoding ABC transporter, giving the protein MSYLENIREALRSISGNLLRTILTALIVSIGLMALVGILTAIDAMRSSLGDTFASLGANAFEIKAKGYGNRFRRGGVQGKQYPALSYLQATLYKKELARREPAAVVGVSASISGSAEIKANGQKTNPNMQVVAGDENYLHIQSYTLTQGRTFSPAELNTGAHVAIIGSEMKDKLFPQLNPVGQYIYALGQRFRVVGLLEKSGSTMGGSGADRLLLVPLETGNQLPRQGALTYDVKTATANAAGLGFLQSQATGVMRAVRHDRLGQEDSFDLESPDSLSGTLDSLSGKMRLAGGSIAFLALLGASIALMNIMLVSVTERTREIGIRKALGATARQIRLQFLLEAIVICVLGGTFGILLGIGAGNAVAVLAGSKSFLVPWLWVGVGLTICITVGLLAGSYPAGKAAALDPIDSLRYE; this is encoded by the coding sequence ATGAGTTACCTGGAAAATATTCGCGAGGCCCTGCGCTCCATCAGTGGCAACTTGCTGCGCACCATTCTCACGGCCCTCATCGTGAGCATTGGGCTGATGGCCCTGGTGGGCATCCTCACGGCCATCGACGCCATGCGCAGCTCGCTCGGCGACACCTTCGCCAGCCTGGGCGCTAATGCCTTCGAAATCAAGGCCAAAGGTTATGGCAACCGCTTCCGGCGGGGCGGCGTGCAGGGCAAGCAGTACCCGGCGCTCAGCTACTTGCAGGCCACTTTATACAAGAAAGAGCTGGCCCGCCGCGAGCCGGCCGCCGTGGTAGGCGTGTCGGCCTCCATCAGCGGCAGTGCCGAAATCAAGGCCAACGGCCAGAAAACCAACCCCAACATGCAGGTGGTGGCCGGTGATGAAAACTACCTGCACATCCAGAGCTACACGCTAACTCAGGGCCGCACTTTTTCGCCCGCTGAGCTCAATACCGGGGCCCACGTGGCCATTATCGGGAGTGAGATGAAAGACAAGCTCTTCCCGCAGCTTAACCCCGTGGGCCAGTATATATATGCGTTGGGCCAGCGCTTCCGGGTGGTGGGCCTGCTCGAAAAAAGCGGCAGCACGATGGGCGGCTCCGGCGCCGACCGCCTGCTGCTGGTGCCCCTCGAAACCGGCAACCAGCTGCCCCGCCAGGGTGCGCTCACCTACGACGTGAAAACGGCCACTGCTAACGCTGCCGGGCTGGGTTTTCTGCAAAGCCAGGCCACCGGCGTGATGCGCGCCGTGCGCCACGACCGCCTGGGCCAGGAAGATTCCTTCGACCTCGAAAGCCCCGACTCGCTCAGCGGCACCCTCGATTCGCTCAGCGGCAAGATGCGCCTGGCGGGCGGCTCCATCGCCTTTTTGGCGCTGCTCGGGGCCAGCATCGCCCTCATGAATATCATGCTGGTGTCGGTGACGGAGCGCACCCGCGAAATCGGGATTCGCAAGGCGCTGGGTGCTACCGCCCGGCAAATAAGGCTGCAATTTTTGCTGGAGGCCATTGTCATTTGCGTGCTGGGCGGCACGTTCGGCATCCTGCTGGGCATTGGGGCCGGCAACGCAGTGGCCGTGCTGGCGGGCAGCAAGTCGTTTCTGGTGCCGTGGCTGTGGGTGGGGGTAGGGCTCACCATTTGTATTACGGTGGGCCTGCTAGCGGGCTCGTACCCAGCCGGCAAGGCGGCAGCCTTGGACCCGATTGACAGTTTGCGCTACGAATAA
- a CDS encoding tRNA (N(6)-L-threonylcarbamoyladenosine(37)-C(2))-methylthiotransferase MtaB: MTPQTVAFYTLGCKLNFSESSALGRQFEERGVRRVEFEQGADVYVVNTCSVTDHADRKCRRVVQQALKHNPKAFVAIVGCYAQLKPQEIASIPGVGAVLGAAEKFRLAEILTELELPTPGAAAGPGRVFASPISEAHEFHPAQSLGERTRTFLKVQDGCDYSCSFCTIPLARGASRSGSVASVVARVEALAAQGVREIVLTGVNLGDFGVQGPERERRENFTQLVEALDQVAGIRRYRISSCEPNLLTDEIIQTVAASRRFMPHFHLPLQSGSDKILGLMRRRYRRALYAERVARIKELMPHAGIGVDVIVGFPGETEADFLETYQFLNELPVSYLHVFPYSERANTLAPTLPGRVPERVRSERTTQLRSLSEKKKRAFYEQHVGLETEVLFEDDVTAGRVEGYTPNYIRVAAKYDPLLVGEIRPLRLTQVNALGLMEAEETGITDYADFNRISRIL; the protein is encoded by the coding sequence ATGACTCCCCAAACCGTTGCCTTTTATACGCTGGGCTGCAAGCTCAACTTTTCTGAATCGTCGGCCCTGGGCCGGCAGTTTGAGGAGCGCGGCGTGCGCCGCGTCGAGTTTGAGCAGGGCGCCGATGTGTACGTCGTGAATACCTGCTCCGTCACTGACCACGCCGACCGCAAGTGCCGGCGGGTGGTGCAGCAGGCGCTCAAGCACAATCCCAAGGCCTTTGTGGCCATCGTGGGCTGCTATGCGCAGCTCAAGCCGCAGGAAATTGCCAGCATTCCGGGCGTGGGCGCGGTGCTGGGCGCGGCCGAGAAGTTTCGGCTGGCCGAGATTCTGACCGAGCTGGAACTCCCTACCCCCGGCGCGGCGGCCGGGCCGGGCCGAGTGTTCGCCTCGCCTATTAGCGAGGCGCACGAGTTTCATCCGGCGCAGTCGCTGGGCGAGCGTACGCGCACGTTTTTGAAGGTGCAGGATGGCTGCGACTATTCGTGCTCGTTCTGCACCATTCCGCTGGCGCGGGGCGCGAGCCGCTCGGGCAGCGTGGCCTCGGTGGTGGCGCGGGTGGAGGCATTGGCCGCGCAGGGCGTGCGGGAAATCGTGCTCACGGGCGTTAATCTCGGCGATTTTGGCGTGCAAGGCCCCGAGCGCGAGCGGCGCGAAAACTTCACCCAGCTGGTAGAAGCCCTGGACCAGGTAGCGGGCATTCGGCGCTACCGCATCAGCTCGTGCGAGCCCAATTTGCTCACCGACGAGATTATTCAGACTGTGGCGGCCTCGCGGCGCTTCATGCCGCACTTTCACTTGCCGCTGCAAAGCGGTTCCGATAAGATTCTGGGCCTGATGCGCCGCCGCTACCGCCGCGCCCTCTACGCCGAGCGCGTGGCCCGCATCAAGGAGCTGATGCCGCACGCCGGCATTGGGGTGGATGTGATTGTGGGCTTTCCGGGCGAAACGGAGGCCGACTTTCTGGAAACCTACCAGTTTCTCAACGAGCTGCCCGTCAGCTACCTGCACGTGTTTCCGTATTCGGAGCGGGCCAATACGCTGGCTCCTACCCTGCCCGGCCGGGTGCCCGAGCGCGTGCGCTCCGAGCGCACCACCCAGCTGCGCAGCCTGTCAGAAAAGAAGAAGCGCGCCTTCTACGAGCAGCACGTGGGCCTCGAAACCGAAGTGCTTTTCGAAGACGACGTGACCGCTGGCCGGGTCGAAGGCTACACGCCCAACTACATCCGCGTGGCCGCTAAGTACGACCCGCTGCTGGTGGGCGAAATCCGGCCACTACGCCTCACCCAGGTAAACGCGCTGGGCCTGATGGAAGCGGAGGAAACCGGAATCACGGATTACGCGGATTTTAACCGGATTTCACGGATTTTGTAG
- a CDS encoding asparagine synthetase B, translated as MFLKRFVLLLVLLAPTLAARANHIFIPMDDTQKECLKAYGLCYWALSKQIEIDWLLNYRGGSFACESQPALENELNVRGITFQTISEAQYTSILQQIADPNANMDVMKLEKVPKIAVYTPKGKQPWDDAVTMVLTYAEIPYDKIYDDEVLSGVLPKYDWLHLHHEDFTGEYGKFYSAYRYYPWYQQQVRDAEAAAKRNNFKKVSEMKAAEVVKMQEFIAGGGFMFAMCSATDSYDIALAGLGVDMVGPMYDGDPADPNAQSKLNFNRTLAFQNFHLKTNPLEYEYSDIDMQPQERGLYEQNDYFQLFTFSAKYDPVPTMLTQDHERTIHGFMGQTTAFRKSLIKPDVVIMGETKQDGEVRYMHGTLGKGTWTFYGGHDPEDYQHLVGEEPTDLSLHPNSPGYRLILNNVLFPAAKKKKQKT; from the coding sequence ATGTTCTTAAAGCGTTTTGTCCTGCTGCTGGTCCTGCTGGCCCCTACCCTGGCGGCCCGCGCCAACCATATTTTCATCCCGATGGATGATACCCAGAAGGAATGCCTCAAAGCTTACGGCCTGTGCTACTGGGCGTTGAGCAAGCAAATTGAGATTGATTGGCTGCTGAATTACCGCGGCGGCTCGTTTGCCTGCGAATCGCAGCCGGCCCTCGAAAATGAGCTGAACGTGCGCGGCATCACGTTCCAGACCATCTCGGAGGCGCAGTACACCAGCATTTTGCAGCAGATAGCCGACCCCAATGCCAATATGGACGTGATGAAGCTGGAAAAAGTCCCCAAAATTGCGGTGTACACGCCCAAGGGCAAGCAGCCCTGGGACGATGCCGTGACGATGGTGCTGACCTACGCCGAGATTCCGTACGATAAAATTTACGACGATGAAGTACTGAGCGGCGTGCTGCCCAAGTACGACTGGCTGCACCTGCACCACGAAGATTTCACGGGCGAGTATGGCAAGTTTTACAGCGCCTACCGCTACTACCCCTGGTACCAGCAGCAGGTGCGCGATGCCGAAGCGGCCGCCAAGCGCAATAACTTCAAGAAAGTGAGCGAGATGAAGGCCGCCGAGGTCGTGAAGATGCAGGAATTTATCGCGGGCGGCGGGTTTATGTTTGCCATGTGCTCGGCCACCGATAGCTACGACATTGCGCTGGCCGGCCTGGGCGTGGACATGGTGGGGCCGATGTACGACGGTGACCCCGCCGACCCCAACGCCCAAAGCAAGCTCAACTTCAACCGCACGCTGGCTTTTCAGAATTTTCACCTGAAGACGAACCCGCTGGAGTACGAATATTCCGACATCGACATGCAGCCGCAGGAGCGCGGTTTATACGAGCAAAACGATTATTTTCAGCTCTTTACCTTCTCGGCCAAGTACGACCCGGTGCCGACCATGCTGACCCAGGACCACGAGCGGACCATTCACGGCTTCATGGGCCAAACCACGGCGTTCCGCAAAAGTCTCATCAAGCCCGACGTCGTTATCATGGGCGAAACCAAGCAGGATGGGGAGGTGCGCTACATGCACGGCACCCTCGGCAAAGGCACCTGGACTTTTTACGGCGGCCACGACCCGGAGGACTACCAGCACCTGGTGGGCGAAGAGCCGACCGACCTCTCGCTGCATCCCAATTCGCCGGGTTATCGCCTCATTCTGAACAACGTACTATTTCCGGCGGCCAAGAAGAAGAAGCAGAAAACCTAA